From a single Paenibacillus sp. FSL W8-0426 genomic region:
- a CDS encoding alpha-galactosidase, whose amino-acid sequence MAVYVDELRQIFHLQSRVTSYVVQIVEGFPLLVYWGQPLSHDGNLENLVPGLEKPALDSMPQEYPQYGTGDFRSPAYQVQLEDGSRITELRYKGYTTTVGKPPLEGLPYVYTESDHEADTLELELEDAYTGMTVCLRYSIFGDGAITRSVHFKNNGQGTLKLLRALSASVDLYGKSHYDLVYLAGHWAREAHIQRRPLGPGGTSLGSRRGMSSHQHNPFAAVVSPGTDEDHGEVFAANLVYSGNFHAEAEVDAFGIVRLGIGLNPFDFSWVLHPGESFQTPEAVLVYSNEGLGGMSRIYHRLYRNRLCRGVHRDKERPILVNNWEATYFNFTAEKIEAIAKTGSELGIELLVLDDGWFGKRDSDNSSLGDWVEDRRKLPNGLRDLAERIERHGLQFGLWFEPEMISPDSDLYRKHPDWCLHVAGRRRTEARWQLVLDLSRPEVRDYLYDALADIFTGVPVSYVKWDMNRALTEICSAAALPEHQQEIAHRYVLGLYELLDKLTTAFPEILFESCSSGGGRFDPGMLYYMPQTWTSDNTDAVERLKIQYGTSLVYPVSTIGAHVSAVPNHQVHRETSLKFRGDVAMSGNFGYELDLTKFSDAEQSQAKEQIAMYKELRSLVQQGNLYRLRSPFTGNETSWMFVSEDRSEAIVFFFRVLAKPNPATDMLQLKGLDHSLVYTVQGADGDVGTYGGDRLMQAGLIIPPLAGDFNSVWFKLSATRQERA is encoded by the coding sequence GTGGCAGTATACGTTGACGAGTTACGGCAAATATTTCATCTGCAATCCCGGGTGACCAGCTATGTTGTTCAAATCGTAGAAGGCTTTCCTTTACTGGTATATTGGGGACAACCGTTGTCCCATGATGGAAACTTGGAAAATCTAGTCCCGGGTTTGGAGAAGCCTGCCCTGGATTCCATGCCCCAAGAATATCCGCAATACGGAACAGGCGATTTCCGGTCGCCTGCATATCAAGTTCAGCTTGAAGACGGGAGCCGGATTACAGAGCTTCGCTACAAAGGGTATACGACCACTGTTGGCAAACCCCCTCTTGAAGGTTTGCCGTATGTTTATACGGAATCGGATCATGAAGCCGATACGTTGGAACTGGAACTGGAGGATGCGTACACAGGCATGACTGTTTGTCTGCGATATAGCATTTTCGGCGATGGAGCCATTACCAGATCAGTCCATTTTAAGAATAATGGTCAAGGAACGCTTAAACTGCTGCGCGCGCTAAGTGCAAGTGTGGATTTGTACGGGAAGAGCCATTATGATTTGGTGTACCTTGCTGGTCATTGGGCACGGGAGGCGCATATTCAACGCAGGCCGCTTGGTCCTGGAGGGACCAGCCTCGGCAGTCGTCGGGGAATGAGCAGCCACCAGCACAATCCGTTCGCGGCTGTAGTCAGTCCGGGCACAGACGAGGATCATGGCGAGGTGTTTGCGGCAAATCTGGTGTACAGCGGCAATTTTCACGCTGAAGCGGAAGTCGATGCTTTTGGAATCGTCCGGTTGGGCATTGGACTGAATCCATTCGATTTTTCCTGGGTGCTTCATCCTGGGGAATCCTTTCAAACCCCCGAGGCAGTGCTTGTTTATTCCAACGAAGGACTTGGAGGCATGTCCAGAATCTATCATCGACTTTATCGGAATCGCTTATGCCGTGGGGTGCACCGGGACAAAGAACGCCCCATTCTCGTAAATAACTGGGAGGCGACGTATTTTAATTTTACTGCCGAAAAGATTGAAGCGATTGCCAAAACAGGATCTGAGCTAGGCATTGAGCTATTGGTGCTTGATGACGGCTGGTTCGGCAAGCGGGACAGCGACAACAGCTCCCTTGGGGATTGGGTCGAAGATCGCCGAAAGCTTCCGAATGGCCTGCGCGATTTGGCGGAGCGCATTGAACGTCACGGATTGCAGTTCGGGCTGTGGTTTGAGCCGGAAATGATTTCGCCGGACAGCGACCTGTACCGCAAGCATCCGGACTGGTGCCTGCACGTTGCGGGCCGTCGTCGGACGGAAGCACGGTGGCAGCTGGTGTTGGATCTTTCGCGGCCGGAAGTCCGGGATTATTTGTATGACGCACTGGCTGACATCTTCACCGGCGTGCCCGTTTCTTACGTGAAATGGGACATGAATCGCGCATTGACCGAAATTTGCTCTGCAGCGGCTTTGCCGGAGCATCAGCAGGAGATAGCGCATCGTTACGTGCTGGGTCTCTATGAACTGTTGGACAAGCTGACTACAGCCTTTCCCGAAATTCTGTTTGAAAGCTGTTCCAGCGGTGGCGGCCGGTTTGATCCAGGGATGTTATATTACATGCCCCAAACCTGGACAAGTGACAATACGGACGCCGTGGAACGACTGAAAATCCAGTATGGCACCAGTCTGGTGTATCCGGTAAGCACGATCGGAGCTCATGTGTCCGCTGTGCCGAATCATCAAGTGCACCGCGAAACTTCGCTCAAATTCAGGGGTGACGTTGCGATGTCGGGGAATTTTGGCTATGAGCTTGATTTGACGAAATTTAGCGATGCTGAACAATCTCAGGCAAAAGAACAGATCGCGATGTACAAGGAACTCCGGTCTCTCGTTCAACAAGGCAATCTGTATCGGCTTCGCAGTCCATTTACAGGGAATGAAACATCCTGGATGTTCGTGTCGGAAGATCGATCCGAAGCGATCGTATTTTTCTTTCGCGTACTGGCCAAGCCCAATCCTGCAACGGATATGCTGCAGCTCAAGGGATTGGATCATTCGCTTGTTTATACCGTTCAAGGGGCGGATGGGGACGTTGGAACATACGGCGGAGATCGCTTGATGCAAGCAGGCTTGATTATCCCGCCTCTTGCGGGTGATTTTAATAGCGTATGGTTCAAATTAAGCGCTACTCGGCAAGAAAGGGCATAG
- a CDS encoding glycosyl hydrolase, translating to MKAITGPAILFSCIVMSGFACCRADAAITVPGFVVDRAEAVLPHPTQVLKVTFEDASIEGYCIKKRYGTIAKAEDKSYDGEGYLSFFFEEDPDAAVKNGSAAFSVNVPEGGLYELSLGYYIPEGNGDKATSIQVNGSGAGELTLDAPKAGTVRAEKKMTKVLLNAGSNSINIFRGWGYYGIEYIKLERIHSPAIKSKVQIDALSNSEAMPQTRALFDFMVSQYGKKIISGQQTLEDAEWVNRQTGKYPALVSGDLMDYSPSRVENGATSNEVEEMMEWHKRGGIVSLSWHWNAPKGIGGNEPGHEWWRGFNTEFTTFDVEYALSHPQSEDYKLLIRDIDAIAVQLKRLQEHNVPVLWRPLHEAEGGWFWWGAKGPEPAKKLYRLMYERLTDHHHLNNLIWVWNSVKEEWYPGDDVVDIVSVDVYNPSGDYSPNIAKYDELLFLSNHRKLVALAENGPIPDPDLLRTYGAYWSFFNTWTGEYIRDGKTNTKAHLKKVYDHDAVITLDELPEGLYGNP from the coding sequence ATGAAAGCGATAACAGGACCAGCCATACTCTTTTCATGCATCGTCATGTCGGGTTTTGCCTGCTGCAGGGCGGACGCAGCCATAACGGTACCAGGATTTGTCGTTGATCGGGCTGAAGCGGTGCTTCCCCATCCAACCCAGGTGCTGAAAGTAACCTTTGAAGATGCTTCCATAGAAGGGTACTGCATCAAGAAGCGGTATGGGACCATCGCCAAAGCAGAAGACAAGTCATACGATGGCGAAGGCTATCTTTCATTTTTTTTCGAGGAGGATCCGGATGCTGCGGTGAAGAACGGAAGCGCTGCATTCAGCGTTAACGTGCCGGAAGGCGGGCTTTATGAGTTAAGCTTGGGATACTACATTCCTGAAGGCAATGGAGATAAGGCCACGTCTATTCAAGTTAATGGTTCAGGGGCTGGTGAATTGACGCTCGATGCTCCAAAAGCGGGAACGGTCCGGGCTGAAAAAAAGATGACGAAAGTGCTTCTTAACGCCGGCAGCAACTCCATCAACATTTTTCGAGGCTGGGGTTACTATGGTATCGAGTATATAAAGCTTGAACGTATACATTCCCCCGCAATCAAAAGCAAGGTACAGATCGACGCCTTAAGCAACTCCGAAGCGATGCCGCAAACCAGAGCACTCTTCGATTTCATGGTCAGCCAGTATGGAAAGAAGATCATTTCGGGACAGCAAACGCTGGAGGATGCGGAGTGGGTCAATCGGCAGACGGGCAAGTACCCTGCGCTTGTTTCCGGTGATTTGATGGACTATTCTCCATCCCGTGTCGAAAACGGAGCCACCTCGAATGAGGTTGAGGAGATGATGGAGTGGCATAAACGTGGAGGCATCGTATCACTGAGTTGGCATTGGAATGCGCCGAAAGGGATCGGAGGCAATGAACCCGGGCACGAATGGTGGCGAGGTTTTAATACCGAGTTCACGACCTTCGATGTAGAATATGCCCTTAGCCATCCGCAATCGGAAGACTACAAGCTTTTAATTCGGGACATCGATGCCATTGCCGTTCAATTGAAGCGATTGCAGGAGCATAACGTTCCCGTACTTTGGAGACCGCTGCACGAAGCGGAGGGCGGCTGGTTTTGGTGGGGAGCCAAAGGCCCCGAACCTGCCAAAAAGCTATATAGGCTCATGTATGAGCGTTTGACCGATCACCATCATTTGAACAATCTCATCTGGGTTTGGAACTCCGTTAAGGAGGAATGGTACCCCGGAGATGATGTGGTCGACATTGTAAGCGTTGACGTTTACAACCCGTCAGGTGACTACAGCCCGAACATTGCCAAGTATGATGAACTTTTGTTTCTGTCCAACCATAGGAAGCTTGTCGCGCTGGCCGAAAACGGGCCGATCCCGGATCCGGATTTGCTGCGGACTTATGGCGCATATTGGAGCTTTTTCAATACCTGGACCGGTGAATATATTCGAGACGGCAAAACGAATACGAAGGCCCATTTGAAAAAGGTGTATGATCACGACGCCGTGATTACCCTGGACGAACTTCCCGAAGGATTGTACGGCAATCCTTAG
- a CDS encoding response regulator transcription factor, translating to MTIVDDEPKLRLGLQTLIPWKDLGFEVMGTAAGGNEALRMFEEKIPDVLLVDIRMPGMDGLELLQEIRLRGWHIHVIILSGYADFEYARQALQFGVEAYLLKPVNKEELSALLQKIHGQLSAKKQEKSMVQKTNSPEWILYSLLSGRHDSEDSLLKEWSGSFQAKWTKYQILLIGFPGSHPEESERIHSFKDVLSRTYTFERQGIVLYFAPYIVLLLGDPPVGDYGWTELHKNLQLLSGELRFEMDVAVGQPVRSLDEILHSFRTARSLLERSFFYDKGRLLTEETPESYQKETVPSPALSRSSKEEEAFRLHYLVDVGHAETISSFLDEIALQQVVHHAQEKDIRDHFFYLANETVRKIHPRIWSLSGYPGEPARFLAEIYNSRYIRELVGHVSVVMEKLARCSDYNSKDNEMKRLLDYIDRHYGDNLRLEMLAVLFNYSSSYLGQLFKSYTGEYFNAYLDRIRIQKAKEMLAQDMKVYEVAEKVGYSNVNYFHTKFKKLEGKSPSFYQKKE from the coding sequence GTGACAATCGTTGATGATGAGCCGAAGCTGCGTCTTGGATTGCAAACGTTAATACCGTGGAAAGACCTCGGGTTCGAAGTCATGGGGACGGCAGCTGGCGGGAATGAGGCGCTCCGCATGTTTGAAGAAAAGATTCCGGATGTTTTGTTAGTCGATATCCGCATGCCCGGCATGGACGGGCTGGAACTCCTTCAGGAGATCCGCCTCCGCGGCTGGCACATTCACGTCATTATACTCAGTGGTTATGCGGATTTTGAGTATGCGCGCCAAGCCCTTCAATTCGGCGTTGAAGCATACCTGCTTAAACCTGTAAACAAGGAAGAGCTGTCAGCATTGCTTCAAAAGATTCATGGCCAGCTTTCTGCAAAAAAGCAGGAAAAAAGCATGGTACAAAAGACCAATTCGCCAGAATGGATCCTTTATTCTTTACTGTCCGGCAGACACGATTCAGAAGATTCCTTATTAAAGGAATGGTCTGGCTCATTTCAGGCAAAGTGGACCAAATATCAAATCCTTCTAATCGGCTTCCCGGGTTCGCACCCGGAAGAAAGCGAGCGGATTCATAGCTTCAAGGATGTATTGAGCAGAACGTATACTTTCGAGCGTCAAGGAATCGTTTTATATTTTGCTCCGTATATCGTCCTATTGCTCGGGGACCCGCCTGTCGGGGACTATGGTTGGACAGAGCTGCATAAGAATCTCCAACTCTTGTCGGGAGAGCTTCGCTTTGAAATGGATGTTGCGGTTGGACAACCCGTTCGATCGTTGGATGAGATCCTTCATTCTTTTCGAACGGCCCGCTCCCTGTTGGAGCGTAGTTTTTTTTACGATAAGGGGAGGCTTCTGACTGAAGAAACGCCGGAAAGCTATCAAAAAGAAACCGTCCCATCTCCAGCTTTATCTCGATCGAGCAAGGAGGAAGAGGCGTTCAGGCTGCATTATTTGGTAGATGTTGGTCATGCGGAAACGATCTCCTCCTTTCTGGATGAAATAGCATTGCAGCAGGTGGTTCATCACGCGCAGGAAAAGGACATTCGCGACCATTTCTTTTACCTCGCCAATGAAACGGTTCGAAAAATTCATCCCCGTATTTGGTCTTTATCAGGTTATCCAGGAGAACCGGCGCGATTTCTAGCCGAAATATATAATTCCCGTTATATCCGGGAGCTCGTCGGCCACGTTTCTGTAGTGATGGAAAAGCTGGCACGCTGCTCCGATTATAACAGCAAAGACAACGAGATGAAGCGATTGCTTGATTATATAGATCGGCACTATGGGGATAATCTAAGACTGGAAATGCTCGCCGTGTTGTTCAATTACAGCAGTTCCTATCTGGGCCAGCTCTTCAAAAGTTACACGGGGGAATATTTTAACGCATACCTTGATCGGATCCGGATCCAAAAAGCGAAAGAAATGCTGGCACAGGACATGAAGGTGTACGAAGTCGCTGAAAAGGTAGGGTACTCCAACGTGAATTATTTCCACACGAAATTCAAGAAGCTGGAAGGGAAGTCTCCTTCCTTTTATCAGAAAAAAGAATGA
- a CDS encoding sensor histidine kinase, with the protein MRLIQIINDIRLKRKLSLIFITVAVLPLLISGIYLTNKLREVMVSNAFEQASDNVERVQKRTAEVINVALDISYQLSNDNRMKSIASRSYDSYNEVIQTYRQYTDIRDYVRLYKEIKAIRLYASNPTMLNNWEFMQPDEQTTKEAWYVSALNKKGLAGWGYIQDERDQKHYLSLVRKINLDDLKNESVLVINVNSDLLNSILSQESFATMIVDDSNNIVAANRPDLYGKNLSAVHAESNMLWQSEGSFDAVMNGKNSKVVIANLNPQNSWNGLRIISIFTISDIVHDANAVIRISAFVVGGCLVIAVLLVYASASLITGRLLRLSKHMSQVGTLSWDSYLDLDGKDEIGQLSRQFNALVHRISQLMFEVEESNQQKQLLLQKQNDIKFKMLASQVNPHFLFNTLESIRMEAHLRGEEDLAQAVWQLSILIRNSLEVGSRQIPLSEELNMVRCYLELHKFRFEDRLQYKMDIDPATEGIEIPPLIIQPLVENSILHGLDRKEEPTLITVRTRLNDHGELFVEIQDDGAGIPPKKMKDLTMRLMDSEEPGNRIGLRNVNDRLQLTYGQGARLSIESEEGRGTCITFCIPKKGVEPVVFSDNR; encoded by the coding sequence ATGCGTTTGATCCAAATCATCAACGATATCAGGCTGAAAAGAAAGCTCTCCCTGATCTTTATCACTGTGGCCGTGCTCCCGCTTTTAATAAGCGGTATTTACTTAACGAACAAGCTGCGCGAAGTCATGGTCTCGAATGCCTTCGAACAGGCCAGCGATAACGTGGAGCGCGTTCAGAAAAGGACTGCGGAGGTTATTAATGTAGCGCTGGATATTTCCTATCAGCTCTCTAACGATAACCGCATGAAATCCATAGCAAGCCGCAGTTATGACAGCTACAACGAAGTCATCCAAACCTATCGCCAATATACGGATATCCGGGATTATGTGCGGCTCTATAAAGAAATAAAAGCAATTCGGTTGTATGCGTCGAACCCAACGATGCTGAATAACTGGGAATTTATGCAGCCAGATGAACAAACGACGAAGGAAGCGTGGTATGTGTCTGCCCTGAATAAAAAAGGACTGGCAGGTTGGGGTTATATTCAGGATGAGAGGGATCAGAAGCATTACCTAAGTCTGGTTCGGAAAATTAATCTGGATGATTTGAAAAATGAAAGCGTTCTGGTGATCAACGTCAATTCTGATTTGCTGAACTCGATTCTTTCCCAAGAGTCGTTTGCTACCATGATCGTCGATGACAGCAATAACATCGTAGCAGCCAACCGGCCGGATCTTTATGGCAAAAACCTTTCGGCAGTACATGCGGAGAGCAATATGTTATGGCAAAGCGAAGGCAGTTTCGATGCGGTCATGAACGGTAAAAATTCCAAGGTGGTTATTGCCAACCTGAACCCGCAGAATAGCTGGAACGGGCTGCGGATCATTTCGATTTTTACGATATCCGATATTGTTCATGATGCAAACGCTGTCATCCGTATATCTGCATTCGTTGTAGGCGGATGTTTGGTCATTGCCGTCCTGCTCGTTTATGCATCGGCATCATTAATTACGGGTAGGCTGCTCCGGCTTAGCAAACATATGTCCCAAGTAGGTACATTGTCTTGGGATTCTTATCTCGACCTGGACGGAAAGGATGAGATCGGACAACTTTCCAGACAATTTAATGCCCTTGTTCATCGAATAAGCCAGCTGATGTTCGAAGTGGAAGAGAGTAACCAGCAGAAACAGTTACTTCTGCAAAAACAAAACGACATCAAATTCAAAATGTTAGCAAGTCAGGTGAATCCCCACTTTCTGTTCAACACCCTTGAGTCGATTAGGATGGAAGCGCACCTTCGAGGGGAAGAGGACTTGGCCCAAGCCGTATGGCAGCTTAGCATTTTGATTCGCAACAGCCTGGAGGTGGGGAGCCGCCAAATTCCGCTATCGGAAGAGTTGAATATGGTCCGCTGCTACTTGGAACTTCATAAATTCCGATTTGAGGATCGGCTGCAATACAAAATGGATATCGATCCGGCAACCGAAGGCATCGAGATTCCGCCGCTGATCATCCAACCTTTGGTTGAAAATTCGATTCTTCATGGGTTAGATCGCAAAGAGGAACCGACACTGATCACCGTTCGGACCAGGCTGAACGATCACGGAGAGTTATTCGTCGAGATCCAGGATGATGGTGCGGGTATTCCTCCAAAGAAAATGAAGGATTTAACGATGAGGTTAATGGACTCCGAGGAACCTGGAAATCGTATTGGCCTTCGCAACGTGAACGATCGACTGCAGCTTACCTATGGTCAAGGTGCAAGGCTTTCCATCGAAAGCGAAGAGGGCCGAGGAACCTGCATTACATTTTGCATACCGAAGAAGGGAGTGGAACCTGTTGTTTTCAGTGACAATCGTTGA
- a CDS encoding phosphotransferase: MLALGSQLFGLEGYEFLLIPGHQGGRNVVYTCEKEGFDPRILRIAFLPDRSREDFLGEVEYIRYLFEHGGSVSNVVSSKKGNLLEEVTYDDHTFFICLFMKAKGKMLVENHYQYREGAPITEYYYNCGKVLGKLHHISKGYAPVHRRHHFFDKYNAAYIDKRVPESFTLLKEKMVELLASLNELDTNRETFGMIHFDFNDGNYSIDFDTGQITVYDFDNSCFGWYMYDLADLWTHGVGWIQFEPDATKRKQFMDDYFETVLAGYRSETAIDDSMLEKLPLFIQVTLLENILDEFEEVQRSGEEPKCDEELSYLIKCLEDDIPYKGFFHDIYSSDEPFEYEG; encoded by the coding sequence TTGCTTGCTTTAGGATCCCAGTTGTTCGGACTGGAAGGTTATGAATTCCTGCTTATTCCGGGGCATCAAGGAGGGCGGAATGTTGTTTATACCTGTGAGAAAGAGGGTTTCGACCCTCGAATACTTCGAATCGCTTTCTTGCCGGACCGGAGCCGGGAAGATTTTCTGGGAGAAGTGGAGTATATCAGGTATTTATTCGAGCATGGAGGCAGTGTCTCGAATGTAGTCAGCTCCAAGAAGGGGAATTTACTGGAAGAGGTCACTTATGATGACCATACCTTTTTTATTTGCCTGTTCATGAAGGCCAAAGGTAAAATGCTCGTGGAGAATCATTATCAGTACCGTGAAGGAGCCCCGATTACCGAATACTACTATAATTGCGGTAAAGTCCTGGGAAAACTGCACCACATATCGAAAGGGTATGCTCCGGTCCATCGCCGGCATCATTTTTTTGACAAATACAATGCCGCGTATATCGATAAACGAGTACCCGAATCCTTCACTCTGTTGAAGGAAAAGATGGTTGAACTCCTTGCCTCTTTAAATGAATTGGATACGAACCGGGAGACTTTTGGTATGATCCATTTTGATTTTAATGACGGGAATTATTCGATCGATTTTGATACCGGGCAAATCACCGTATATGATTTCGATAATTCATGTTTCGGCTGGTATATGTACGATCTGGCTGATCTCTGGACCCATGGAGTAGGCTGGATACAATTTGAACCAGACGCGACTAAACGTAAACAGTTTATGGACGATTATTTTGAAACCGTCCTCGCGGGATACCGATCCGAGACCGCAATCGATGATTCGATGTTAGAGAAGCTGCCCTTATTTATTCAAGTCACCCTCCTGGAAAATATTCTAGACGAATTTGAGGAAGTGCAGCGTAGCGGCGAGGAACCGAAGTGTGACGAGGAACTGTCGTATCTCATCAAATGTCTGGAAGACGATATACCGTATAAGGGATTTTTCCATGATATTTATTCTAGTGATGAGCCTTTTGAGTACGAGGGATGA
- a CDS encoding MFS transporter, protein MNSQLKQIHPLAWTIIVGTIFGRMATSMSIPFLSIYLTQTMGASPSQTGVIVAVSALVGVFASFYGGYVSDRIGRKKVLFISVFGWAIVFIGFAVADRIWMFFVMNALNGICRATFEPTSRALLSDITSASNKLLVFNLRYAAINLGVVFGPLLGLYLGLSDSNLSFLVAGGVYVAYGALLIVQFMIHPLPSDGQAAAHTEPIRIREAFRTTGKDPIFMYILIGSIFCVLGYGHFSSTLPQFMSLNPHMHDGAKWFGYMLSLNAVVVLAVQFPVVRVASKFPPVVPLIVGNAMVSVSLLMFGLAQSPWMLVLAVIIFTVGEVLMFTLMDVLVDRIAKPELRGTYFGMIGFNNLGNVSAPIFGGVLLDTFGAEHPLLVFIPIAVTAVCGVPFLWAAHKRLRMREEQQSVGGVTAAS, encoded by the coding sequence ATGAATTCGCAGTTGAAACAGATTCATCCGCTTGCGTGGACCATCATTGTAGGCACGATTTTCGGACGGATGGCAACGTCGATGAGCATACCGTTTTTGTCGATCTACCTGACGCAGACGATGGGAGCGTCGCCGTCGCAGACGGGCGTGATCGTGGCGGTCAGCGCACTCGTCGGCGTATTTGCAAGCTTTTATGGCGGTTATGTATCAGACCGGATCGGCCGAAAAAAAGTGCTGTTCATATCCGTGTTTGGTTGGGCCATCGTATTCATCGGCTTTGCGGTGGCCGACAGAATCTGGATGTTTTTTGTCATGAATGCATTGAACGGCATATGCAGAGCCACTTTCGAGCCCACGTCGAGGGCGTTATTATCCGATATCACATCCGCTTCCAACAAATTGCTGGTTTTTAATCTGAGATATGCAGCTATCAATCTTGGGGTGGTTTTTGGGCCGCTGCTTGGGCTGTATCTTGGTTTGTCGGATTCGAATCTGTCCTTTCTCGTGGCTGGAGGCGTATATGTGGCCTACGGAGCTTTGTTGATCGTGCAGTTTATGATTCATCCATTGCCATCCGACGGACAAGCCGCAGCGCATACAGAGCCGATCCGCATCCGTGAGGCATTTCGCACGACGGGGAAGGACCCGATTTTTATGTATATATTGATCGGTTCGATCTTCTGCGTGCTGGGGTACGGACACTTCAGTTCCACATTGCCGCAGTTCATGTCATTGAATCCCCATATGCACGACGGTGCGAAATGGTTTGGATACATGCTCTCGCTCAATGCCGTCGTTGTGCTTGCCGTGCAATTTCCGGTCGTGCGCGTTGCAAGCAAATTTCCCCCTGTCGTACCGCTGATCGTCGGGAATGCCATGGTGTCCGTCAGCTTGCTGATGTTCGGCCTGGCGCAAAGTCCGTGGATGCTCGTGCTTGCGGTAATCATCTTTACGGTAGGCGAAGTGCTGATGTTTACACTTATGGACGTTCTGGTCGACCGGATTGCGAAGCCGGAGCTGCGCGGCACGTATTTTGGCATGATCGGTTTTAACAACTTGGGCAACGTCAGTGCCCCGATTTTCGGAGGTGTTTTGTTGGATACGTTCGGAGCAGAGCACCCTTTGCTCGTATTTATCCCCATCGCGGTGACCGCGGTATGCGGCGTTCCGTTTTTGTGGGCAGCGCACAAACGGCTTCGTATGCGAGAGGAGCAGCAATCCGTTGGCGGGGTCACGGCAGCGTCTTAG
- a CDS encoding GNAT family N-acetyltransferase — protein sequence MRVQIELVPQERSQVIRHLMQFYLYDFTKYLNIDVDVNGIFPEYPGLESFWTEEGRKFAFLITSGGVPAGFALVEKQPGNKENDYYLTEFFVMQKYRRSGVGTWAAHELFNRFSGRWKVTQVRSNVIAQAFWRKVIGAYTGGRFREKFHPELGNPSQYFVT from the coding sequence ATGAGGGTGCAGATCGAGCTGGTTCCCCAAGAACGCAGTCAGGTGATTCGGCATTTGATGCAATTTTATTTGTATGATTTTACGAAATATTTGAATATTGACGTGGACGTGAACGGCATTTTTCCAGAATATCCGGGCCTGGAATCCTTTTGGACGGAGGAAGGCCGCAAGTTTGCTTTTTTAATTACCAGCGGCGGCGTGCCGGCCGGGTTTGCGCTTGTAGAGAAACAGCCGGGGAACAAGGAAAACGACTATTATCTGACCGAGTTTTTCGTCATGCAGAAATATCGGCGCAGCGGCGTGGGAACATGGGCTGCCCATGAATTGTTCAATCGTTTTTCGGGGCGCTGGAAGGTGACGCAGGTTCGGTCGAATGTCATTGCCCAGGCATTCTGGCGCAAGGTGATCGGAGCGTATACGGGGGGCCGCTTTCGCGAGAAGTTCCATCCCGAGCTCGGAAATCCAAGCCAGTACTTCGTGACGTGA
- the xerS gene encoding tyrosine recombinase XerS, with protein MTNVQKEIDRRKLDEKLPSMPWFVQQFIDYKLPDLSPSTLLEYLRDYDAFFSWLRAEGLSQAVTNKDVQLTELEVLRMESITSFRLFLGTKREGANSRITVSRKLSSLRSLFHYLSQIAEDEDFYPLLKRNIMAKIEIKRTHKPKDTAAKLKGKILEEDELLEFIGYILEGYAVDMQKNKQALYAHELNKERDACIASLILNSGLRVSEVVNLNVDDLDLNNKMLHVYRKGNNDETFKTPVYFREQARDELANYMQLRQSRYRTPKREKALFIALRNGESEGSRMTKRAIQAMIIKYAKKFGKPYLTVHKLRHSFATDYYLQNDIYKTKEQLGHASTETTEIYAHLTDKTMSEAIERRLEEN; from the coding sequence ATGACCAATGTGCAAAAAGAGATTGACCGACGCAAGCTGGATGAAAAACTGCCTTCCATGCCTTGGTTCGTTCAGCAATTCATTGACTATAAGCTGCCTGACCTGTCTCCTTCCACGTTATTGGAATACTTGCGGGATTACGACGCATTTTTCAGCTGGCTTCGCGCCGAAGGGCTGTCCCAAGCTGTGACGAACAAAGATGTTCAACTCACCGAGCTGGAAGTGCTGCGAATGGAGTCCATCACGTCGTTTCGACTGTTTCTGGGCACCAAACGCGAAGGAGCGAACTCACGCATTACCGTTTCCCGCAAGCTCTCCTCCCTGCGCTCCCTGTTCCACTATTTGAGCCAAATTGCTGAAGATGAGGATTTCTACCCCCTGCTGAAACGAAACATTATGGCCAAAATCGAAATCAAGCGCACGCACAAACCCAAAGACACGGCAGCCAAGTTGAAGGGTAAAATTTTGGAAGAAGACGAATTGCTGGAGTTCATTGGTTATATTCTGGAGGGTTACGCTGTGGATATGCAAAAAAACAAGCAAGCCCTCTATGCCCATGAACTAAACAAAGAACGGGATGCCTGCATCGCCAGCCTTATCCTCAATTCCGGTCTTCGCGTGTCAGAGGTCGTCAACTTGAACGTCGACGATCTGGATCTGAACAACAAGATGCTGCATGTATACCGAAAAGGAAACAACGACGAAACGTTCAAAACCCCCGTTTATTTCAGGGAACAAGCGAGAGACGAGCTCGCCAACTATATGCAGCTGCGTCAGTCCCGCTACCGCACTCCGAAACGCGAAAAAGCGCTGTTCATCGCGCTTCGCAACGGGGAATCCGAAGGCAGCCGTATGACGAAAAGAGCCATTCAGGCCATGATCATCAAATATGCGAAGAAATTCGGCAAACCGTACCTGACCGTGCATAAATTGCGTCATTCCTTTGCGACAGACTATTATTTGCAAAATGATATCTATAAAACCAAGGAACAGCTGGGTCACGCTTCAACCGAGACCACTGAAATTTATGCCCATCTTACCGATAAAACGATGTCCGAAGCGATTGAGCGCCGATTGGAGGAAAACTAA